From the genome of Triticum aestivum cultivar Chinese Spring chromosome 1A, IWGSC CS RefSeq v2.1, whole genome shotgun sequence:
TGTGCAGGCAGTTTTATTTGCCTATTTATATGCAATTAGATTCCGTCAGGGGCTAGCTGCACCTAACCCATAGTTTAGATTTCTAGGAGGGGTTAGGGTCAAATAACTACGCAAAATGCAGTTTCAAGTTGCCATACTTACCTGCGTGGCCACAGTGCAATCGGATGATGAACCAAAATTAGGGTGAGAAACGACAGAATCCAAAGCCAATCGAACGAAAAGTCTAAGAGCATAAGTGCAGAGCTTCCAGAAACCAGCGGTAGACCGTCAATGCTGGGATTAGTCCTCACATCACATAATAACAAATATCCATCAATTCCGCCTAACACAAACTCTCGGGATCACTCAGTCACAGAGCGTCAGTCTCCTCTCGCAGTAACAGTAAAACCAGGAGCTCAGTCATACTTTGTACAGGATTGTACACCACGCCGCGCCGGACCAGCcacggcggctactccggcgcgcgTACAGGGAACACCAATGTTATTTAGGGCTGCTGTCAACTCTTCTTCTcaggcggggcggggcgggcggcCGGGTGATTGCTGATTAGCAGAGGCAAACTTAGTCTTACTGCCTATCCAAGAACATGTAATCAGCGGCGGCGCCGGGGGGGAGGCCACCGGCACGGGGCGTCGTCGACTCGGCCATCTCCTTGAGGAAGGAGACGACGTCCTCCGACGAGTTGAGCAGGTAACGGGCGTTGGAGCGCTTCCTCCCGACGGCGCACGAGAAGTAGTTGTCACCGTTGAGGTCCAGCACCGACGACCCTTCGCGCCAGTCGTGGTGGCTGTTGTTGTTTGCGGTGCTGTGGTCGGACGAGGACGATGACctctccggaggcggcggcgcgacctGAGGCTTCTGTATCCTCGCCTGCGAGTTCCTCGAGTTGCTCCGGCCGTTGGATGGCCGCCCGTTCTGCCTCCTGTCGACGGATACCGACGCACCATCCGGTTTCACTTTTGGTTCAGAAGGGTATTCAGGGTCGAAGAACACATAGATGTCCTCGTCCTGAAAAGATAAAATTTCACAATTTTCCTATTATATCACACACATTCAAGATGAACTAGAAAGGAACGAGAGAGGATAAAGTCAGTGCAGAATTACCTTTCCTAGGAAGTGGCCTATACATAGTACATAGTCAATCGGAGTAACCATGCTTTTGCTGTGAACAATCTCCCCTAGAATACGATCAATGGCCGCACCCTACAGAACGGAAATGAATAATTAGTAAAGCATCAGTTAGCTAAATAATATGAAATCTTTCACCATGTTTAAAAATCACACTGCCTAACTGACCTTTGTGACTCCAACAGAGCGAACTTCAACTGACCGGCTCCCTTGAACAACATCCACAGCTGCATTTGAGATTGGACCGGTCCACAGGTGCTGCAGCATATCTCTTGCTTGGAGCCTCCCAAACTCAACATCTTCACAAGAGGCAAGTGCAAATAGTATTGGATATTTTTGTTATTCACAAAATGAAGAAAAACTATGCATGAAGACCTGATCACTTACCCGCATACTTGTAGTTCCACACAAATGATGTTTCACGATGTTCAAAATGAGATCTTGGGGTTCTTTCTGTGAAGTACTCAAAAACATGCTGGAAAGGGGTAAATGGTGTGAGAAGGTATACATTAAGGGGTTACGGCTGGACATTGCTCATCAAACAGACCTACCTTTACACTGTCGACCCAATCCATGTTCAGATGCTCAGGCATTGTTGTCATCCATTCTCCATCAGTTGGGCGTAAGAACATCCCATGCTCTGCTGCCAGCCACAAGTTAAACTCTCCAAAATTCTGCAAAGGGTAGAGGATATCTTGATTTTAGTACTAACAGATAAAGCAATTACAAATCACAAAATGACAGGAGTAGTAGTAGTATTACTTCATCAAGAACACTCCTGTCGCTTCCGCTGAGAACGATAACCGTAGTGCTCTCGTCCTCGCAGAGGGCTCTCAAAGGACCCTTTAAGTCAGGATGCAACTTGAGTTCCATCTCCTTGATTTGATCACCGCCCCTTCTCCCAGAGGATTCAACTGGCTCAGTCAATGTTGAATTGAAACCCTATATTCAGTCATCGGTGCAACAAACAGAAATTGTAAGGTCATGCTGTTTGAGTGCTAAGTTCATTGTACTATGAAGGAAAAACTATACATATTTGCAGATGCCATTCATTTAGTTTAAAATGCAATGAAAATAAATGAACTAATGTGTAACATTTCAACATGTGGAGGAGTTACTGCAGAAGAGTAAACAAGCAGTTGTTTGCATTATAAACCCCAGTGATGGCCAGTATAAACAACTTCAAATATCAATAGAAAAGAGAAAATATGGTGTTTACCAATATGAGCAAACGATTTTTTGACTGCAGATATTGCTGGATGGCCGTTCGACTAGGAAGGTCAGGAGGAACTTGTCTTGTTCTCATCAGAGCTTCAGCAACTGTATCGTTTAGCTCACTACATGAAAAGACAGTGTGGTTACAAGAAAGTCTGGCAGCAGCTAACAAATTTATATTTACAATGaaaaagaaatatttaatatactAGTAAGTTCTGGTTAATAAAAGTACAAATGAGCCGAAGTGCAAACGAGCTCCTCACCATACAAAAGTTTCAGCCCAATCTTGGGCAGTATGAGTTGTTACATGCGCGTAGTTATGCCTGTGCCGCTTCTCCCTCTCATCAGATGTCATTGTCAAAGCATGTTTTATTGAGTCTGCAACTTCTGTAATATTCCAAGGATTTACAAGAATGGCACCAGCACCAAGCGATTGTGCTGCACCGGCAAACTGAAATTGCAATGACAGAACTTATGAACCAAAATCAAATATATTTTCAGGAGACTGTAAAAGAAACGGAAAATATAAACACACACATATGAATATCCTTACAGACTACATTTGGAATCAATCGATATTATTTATCATCATAGCTGATGACTTACCTCACTCAATATCAGAACTCCTTTTTTTGATCCCTGGCATGCAACATATTCGTAGCTTACAAGATTCATGCCATCCCTCAGTGATGTTACAAGAGCCACATCtaagcaaaacagaggaaatgcACAGCTCAAGCATGATAAACGCACTAATATTTTGAATAAAAGAGTGCTAATAAAGCCCAACTTTCAATATAAAGAGAGCTGCCAGGAATTACCAGTGACTGCATAAAGAGCACACAAGGCATGGAAATCAAGAGATCGATCCTGCAAGGAGCAAATTATTTTAGTTGAAACGAAATAGTTTGCCAAAGAGCTATTTAAAAGATAGCACAAAGAATTTAGGTCATAAGATAGCACAGAGAGCTATTTAAAAGCTAACCAGATGATGAATGGGAACAGCAGACAATGTTCCAAATCGTCCATTTATGCGCCCAACAATTTCATGCACTTGGCTTGTAAGCTTCTGATCTGCTCAAGAAACAAGGAAGTGCTATAAGAACTGCAACCAAATCTATATTGTTTAAGAGGAATGATATTTTAAAAAGAGACAGCAAGCTGACAAATTGAAAACCATGTATATGAACAATCATATGTCAAACATATGATGCACTACATATGCGGAGTGGCAAGAACAAAATACAGAAATGTTCTTACACTCAGGGACGTCAGTTCTAGTTGGCACAGCAATTTGAAGTAGAACCACTTTATCAATCCATTCAGGGTTTTCCTCAAGAAACTTTTCAAAGGCCAAAATCTTTTGTGGAATTCCTTTGATCATGTCAAGTCGATCAACACCAAGCATTACCTATGACAACAACCAGGAACAAATACTCTGTAAGACTACAAGAGACGTCAATAAATTATTGAATTTTCAACAAAAGAAAGATAGGTCAAATCAAAAAGATATTGATAGTATGGTTTATAAGTTTGCAGGTCAAGATTTAATGTCCTACACTAGAATAACAGGACAGAAAAATGGAAGTGTGACTTTCAAGGTGGCATTTATGAGCTAGAACAGCTAAAATGTGCCAGGTAGATCTGGAAATTTCAAAAATACAATAGCAGCATCCTATCAGCTGTTTGGAAATTTCAAGTGTTTTCTCACCTTCCGTCCCGCAAATCGCTGTTTCAGTTCATTGACATGTCTTTTTGCTGCGTCAATGTCCAACGCCCTTTTGAAACGATCAGAGTCTATCCCAATAGGAAACTGAAGATTTCAGCCACGTGAGTACAAAGAATCACCCATTTTCCAAAAAACAAATTGGATATTGTATAAATCATCGTAATGAGAGGTAGGAATAGGTAGAATCATGAATAGCTTTGACTAATGGTATTTCACAAGGAGGAGAGGCCCTAGTGAAGCACAGCCACTGATCCCAAACATGTCAGATAAACAAACTAATTAACATAAAAGTTCTGATGTGTACCGCTGCAACCCGCGTTAACTTTCCCTGGTCCTCCACACCTTCAGGGGTACCCTCGAGTCCGAGTATTCTGGTACATGCGCTCACGAAATGCCTTGCATAGTCGTATGTATGAAATCTGAAGAAGAAAATCAGTAAGAGCTAAGAACAGCCATAGAACAACCAGTAAAGAAaccattattactaataaaagcAAGATGCATGCTCACCCGACTAAATCAGCGCAGAGCACGGAGCGAAGCAGCTCCGAGCGTGATGGCAGAGTGCGGTAAATCTCCGAGGAAGGGAAGGGCGTGTGCAGGAACCACCCGACCTTCATGTTGATGTCATGCTCCTTGAGGCACCTGGGCAGGAACATGAGGTGGTAGTCATGGCACCAGATCACATCCCCTTCCTGGTAGTGCTGGTAGACGACATCAGCAAACATCTGGTTGGCCCGCTTGTACGCGTCGAACTGCGACTCGAAGTTCCGGGTGGTTGCCAGcctgtcctcctgcggcagcccgAGGTAGTGGAAGAGCGGCCACAGTATGTTGTTGCAGTAGCCGTTGTAGTACTGGTGCACGATCTCCTCGTCCAGGAAGACTGGTATGCATCTCTGTTTTGTTTGATCAACAGAAACAGATATTGTTTCAGTCACTAGAACGAACTAGAGTGGTAAAAAAGCAGACAGCACTGTTCTATTGGTTCAGTTGGCATCAGATATGTCATAGATTCTGTGGATTGCAACGAACCTTCTCGGCGAGTGCATTGGTGAGAGCCTGCTGGCCGACCTCGTCGGGGACATTCACACCGGCCCAGCCGATCCACTTCGCGTCGACATCTTTCACACCTGCGAAGTCAGAAAATTCAGTACGTGCAGCTGCTGGTGCAGGATTCCGATGCATGCATCGCTCCGGCGCATGACATTGAGGAGAAGGGATTACCGAGGAGCGCGCTGACGAGGCCACCGGCGCTGATCTCCAGGGACCACTGATCCTCGCCGCGGCGATTGGCGGAGACGGGGAGGCGGTTGGCCACGACGAGGAGGCGCTGCTTCATGCCGCGCAGGCCGAGGCGGCGGAACCCGCTGCGGGGGCCGGAGAGCGGCGGCCGCGCGGCGTGGCCCCCCGACCCGCCGCCACCGGTGTCGTCCATGTTGGCGTGCGCGCCCTCGGGGCGCGACTGGGCGCCGCAGTCGGCAAGGGAGGCCGCGGCGGGCTCGGCGACGTCCGTGTCCATGGCGTCGGGGGACGCGGCCGTGGGCAGGTGGTGGCGCCGGCCGTTGCCCCGGAGCACGCGGTCGATGTCGCTCGGCGAGGCGCCGCCGTCGTTGGAGAAGGGCGAGGAGTCGGGGGCGTTGGAGGACGGGGTCGGCATGGCTTCGTCGCCCAGCCTGCTTCTTCTTCGGCTGATGATGTTGCTGCCCGCGGCGTCAGCGCTCATGGACCGCCGCGACGACTCCCCCGCCGGCTGATTCGGCCTGCAGCATTAGGCGGACGCACGCGGTGAGCGACGGCGGCGCGACAAGGCGGACAAACGAGACGGCCCATCATCACTcatgggcggcggccggcggccggcggcgagcgaCGAACAGCGAACGGCGACGGCTCTGCCTCCCGCCCGCCCGCGAGCGCGCGCGCGTcccgaggaggaggcgcggccgGCCTTAATTGCGCTGCTTTCCTCTCGTGTTGCGTTGTGTGACTCCGTGCGCAGCGGCTCGCTCGCCACGGACCCTGCTAAAACGGCGCGCGGTGGGGCCCGTGCGTCAGTGGGATAGCCGCCAGCCAGGAGCACGGGCCTAGTCAAGCGCGC
Proteins encoded in this window:
- the LOC123063345 gene encoding alpha,alpha-trehalose-phosphate synthase [UDP-forming] 1, encoding MSADAAGSNIISRRRSRLGDEAMPTPSSNAPDSSPFSNDGGASPSDIDRVLRGNGRRHHLPTAASPDAMDTDVAEPAAASLADCGAQSRPEGAHANMDDTGGGGSGGHAARPPLSGPRSGFRRLGLRGMKQRLLVVANRLPVSANRRGEDQWSLEISAGGLVSALLGVKDVDAKWIGWAGVNVPDEVGQQALTNALAEKRCIPVFLDEEIVHQYYNGYCNNILWPLFHYLGLPQEDRLATTRNFESQFDAYKRANQMFADVVYQHYQEGDVIWCHDYHLMFLPRCLKEHDINMKVGWFLHTPFPSSEIYRTLPSRSELLRSVLCADLVGFHTYDYARHFVSACTRILGLEGTPEGVEDQGKLTRVAAFPIGIDSDRFKRALDIDAAKRHVNELKQRFAGRKVMLGVDRLDMIKGIPQKILAFEKFLEENPEWIDKVVLLQIAVPTRTDVPEYQKLTSQVHEIVGRINGRFGTLSAVPIHHLDRSLDFHALCALYAVTDVALVTSLRDGMNLVSYEYVACQGSKKGVLILSEFAGAAQSLGAGAILVNPWNITEVADSIKHALTMTSDEREKRHRHNYAHVTTHTAQDWAETFVCELNDTVAEALMRTRQVPPDLPSRTAIQQYLQSKNRLLILGFNSTLTEPVESSGRRGGDQIKEMELKLHPDLKGPLRALCEDESTTVIVLSGSDRSVLDENFGEFNLWLAAEHGMFLRPTDGEWMTTMPEHLNMDWVDSVKHVFEYFTERTPRSHFEHRETSFVWNYKYADVEFGRLQARDMLQHLWTGPISNAAVDVVQGSRSVEVRSVGVTKGAAIDRILGEIVHSKSMVTPIDYVLCIGHFLGKDEDIYVFFDPEYPSEPKVKPDGASVSVDRRQNGRPSNGRSNSRNSQARIQKPQVAPPPPERSSSSSDHSTANNNSHHDWREGSSVLDLNGDNYFSCAVGRKRSNARYLLNSSEDVVSFLKEMAESTTPRAGGLPPGAAADYMFLDRQ